The Silene latifolia isolate original U9 population chromosome Y, ASM4854445v1, whole genome shotgun sequence sequence tGTGGTACATTAATACCACGAATGCACTCACACACAATTGTTTTTTCCTTCTTAGACAAAGTATAGCAAGCTGGAGGAAGATATGCACGCTTTCCATTCTCATGTGGTGCCAACTCTTTCCGAATTCCCATCTCTTCATTATCTTTCCTTGCTTTATACCCGTCTTTAGTCTTTCCAGAGATATTAAGAAGTGTTCCTATAAGACTCTCAGCAACATTTTTTTCAACATGCATAATGTCAATACAGTGTCTTACGGGCAGATGTTGCCAATATGGAAGGTCTCAGAATATAGACCTCTTCTTATATTTTGCATTCTTTTCAAATCGGTTGGGTTTTCCATAAAAAACATTAATATCTTTGACTTGTTGAAATACTTCATCTTCCTCTAGTGGAATAGGAGCCATTTTATTCTCCACCGTCCCATTGAATGCTTTTTTCATCCTACGATAAGGGTGATTTCGTCGCAAAAATCTTCGATAGTTTGTGTAAACATTCTTACCACTATAAGTAAGCCAAGGAGCTATAGTTCCTTGATCACATATTGGGCAAGATTTTTTCCCTTTAACCGAGTATCCAGACAAATTGCCATATGCATAAAAATCGTTTATAGTGCACAACAATATAGCATGCAATTTGAAATCTTCTTTTGCAACTGCATCATACACCATCACCCCTTCATCCACAAATAATCTCAAATCATCAATGAGAGGCTCTAGAAAAACATCTATATCGTTTCCAGGTTGCTTTGGTCCTTGTATAAGAAGTAACAACATCAAGTATTTGCGCTTCATACACAAATAAGGAGGCAGGTTGTAAATACAAAGAAGGACAGGCCACGTGCTATGCTGACTACTTAAAGTAGAGAAagggttcattccatctgtgCAAAGGCCCAAGCGTAAATTTCTACAATCCTTGCCAAATTCTGGAAACATTCTATCAATTGTTCTCCATTGAGGAGCATCAGCAGGATGTCTAAGCTTGCCATCTTTTTTTCTCATTTCCGAATGCCACCTTAACTTCTTAGTTTCATTTACATTAGCAAAAAAGCGTTTAAATCTTGGTATTATAGGTAAATACCACACCACCTTTGCTGGAGAGCCTTCCTTTTTCTCACAACTGCCATCCTTGTCCTTCACCCGATATCGTGATGTCCCGCACTTTGGACATTTATGCAAATCCTTATACTTTTTACGGTACAAAATACAATCTTTCGGGCATGCATGAATTTTTTCATTGTCATAACCTATTGGACACATAACTTTCTTGGCTTCATAAGTAGATTTTGGAAGAACGTGACCTTCGGGAAGCATGTCATCTAAGAGTTCTAACAAGGCTGTGAAACTCTTATCGCTCAACCTATTTTCCACTTTTAAAGACATTAAATTCATTACAGCAGATAAACGGGTGAATCTATCACAATTAGGATACAAAGGTTTCTTCGCATCACTTAACAGTCTCTCCAAAACACATGGCTCATCCTCAAAATTAACTTGCACGACATCAATCAAGCTATCTATTCGGTCCCTTttaatatcatcatcatcattaacatcttCTCGTGTCTCTTGTCTACCTATTTCTATTCCAGAAATACCTATGGGTTCACCATGAAATATCCAACGTGTATAATCTTTCACAAATCCACGTAAAACTAAATGATCCACACAAACATCAGGTGTTAACACTTTTTCCAAA is a genomic window containing:
- the LOC141629525 gene encoding uncharacterized protein LOC141629525, producing MKRSTLEFRNLVKEKIVRCVLKNAVRKGDTRILCPCLNCENLEKVLTPDVCVDHLVLRGFVKDYTRWIFHGEPIGISGIEIGRQETREDVNDDDDIKRDRIDSLIDVVQVNFEDEPCVLERLLSDAKKPLYPNCDRFTRLSAVMNLMSLKVENRLSDKSFTALLELLDDMLPEGHVLPKSTYEAKKVMCPIGYDNEKIHACPKDCILYRKKYKDLHKCPKCGTSRYRVKDKDGSCEKKEGSPAKVVWYLPIIPRFKRFFANVNETKKLRWHSEMRKKDGKLRHPADAPQWRTIDRMFPEFGKDCRNLRLGLCTDGMNPFSTLSSQHSTWPVLLCIYNLPPYLCMKRKYLMLLLLIQGPKQPGNDIDVFLEPLIDDLRLFVDEGVMVYDAVAKEDFKLHAILLCTINDFYAYGNLSGYSVKGKKSCPICDQGTIAPWLTYSGKNVYTNYRRFLRRNHPYRRMKKAFNGTVENKMAPIPLEEDEVFQQVKDINVFYGKPNRFEKNAKYKKRSIF